One region of Thalassophryne amazonica chromosome 16, fThaAma1.1, whole genome shotgun sequence genomic DNA includes:
- the kctd13 gene encoding BTB/POZ domain-containing adapter for CUL3-mediated RhoA degradation protein 1, translated as MSAEASAGSSAADSVHCAVSQAACQDSDEHKNRGLLGSKYVKLNVGGSLHYTTVQTLSKEDSLLGSMCNGETEVTIDSEGWVVLDRCGRHFSLVLNFLRDGSVPLPDDHRELDEILKEAQYYRVQGLVQHCLSAMQKQKDIFESVCRIPMITSSSEEQRMIATCRKPVVKLQNNRGNNKYSYTSNSDDNLLKNIELFDKLVLRFNGRVLFVKDVLGDEICCWSFYGEGRKIAEVCCTSIVYATEKKQTKVEFPEARIFEETLNILIYENSRGTGPGGLHLLDSRGSGSSLGASQSEEEGSMGGDRRVRRIHVRRHIMHDERAHGQQTVYKD; from the exons ATGTCTGCTGAGGCTTCAGCCGGCAGTAGTGCTGCCGATTCTGTCCACTGTGCTGTTTCTCAGGCTGCGTGCCAGGACTCTGATGAGCACAAAAATCGGGGTTTGCTGGGGAGCAAGTATGTGAAGTTAAATGTGGGAGGCTCGCTGCATTACACAACTGTCCAGACATTAAGCAAGGAAGATAGTTTATTAGGAAGCATGTGCAATGGAGAAACAGAAGTTACCATAGACTCAGAAG GCTGGGTAGTTTTGGATAGGTGCGGTCGACACTTTAGCCTGGTTTTGAATTTTCTACGTGATGGCTCAGTACCACTTCCAGATGACCACAGGGAACTGGATGAGATTCTGAAGGAAGCCCAGTACTATCGAGTCCAGGGACTTGTCCAACACTGTCTTAGTGCCATGCAG AAGCAAAAGGATATCTTTGAAAGTGTGTGTCGTATTCCTATGATCACCTCATCCAGTGAAGAACAGAGGATGATCGCTACATGTAGAAAG CCAGTAGTAAAATTGCAGAACAACAGAGGCAACAACAAGTATTCTTACACCAG CAACTCTGACGATAATCTGCTGAAGAACATCGAATTGTTTGACAAACTTGTGCTACGCTTCAATGGCCGCGTCCTCTTTGTCAAAGATGTGCTGGGAGATGAGATCTGCTGTTGGTCTTTCTACGGGGAAGGCCGCAAGATTGCAGAAGTATGCTGCACGTCCATTGTCTACGCCACAGAGAAGAAGCAGACCAAA GTTGAGTTTCCTGAGGCTCGAATCTTTGAAGAAACTCTCAATATCCTCATTTATGAAAACAGCAGAGGAACAGGTCCAGGTGGACTACACCTTCTGGATTCAAGAGGCTCAGGTTCATCACTGGGAGCCAGCCAGTCAGAGGAAGAGGGCAGCATGGGAGGCGACAGGCGAGTAAGACGGATCCATGTAAGGAGACACATCATGCACGATGAAAGAGCACATGGTCAGCAAACTGTGTACAAAGACTAA